Genomic window (Synechococcus sp. LA31):
GAGCCCTACCCATGGCAGATCGCCGTGGCGCCGGCCAGTCATTCAGCCGAGCAGCCAATCGATGCCACAACAGAGGTGCGAGCCTTCACGGTGCCGCCGCGCTGCATCCTCAAACTGCACCGTGGCACCTGGCATGCAGGCCCCCTGTTTGAAAGCCCAGCAGAGCTGGTGTTTTGCAATTTGGAACTGCGCAACACCAACTCCACAGACCGATTCACCCTGCCGTTGCTCCCTGGGCAGGAAGCTGAGATCAGCCCGTAACCACAGCCGCCTTCTGCTGCTCGGCCAGCACCTGCTCGAGGCCTTCCAGATCTTTGTCAGTGATCTTGGTCTGCATCGGGCAGTGCTTGGGGCCACACATCGAGCAAAACTCAGCCTGCTTGTAGATGTCAGCTGGCAGCGTTTCGTCGTGATACTCGCGGGCCCGCTCTGGATCTAAGGACAGCTCAAACTGCTTGTTCCAGTCGAAGGCGTAGCGGGCGCGGCTCAGCTCGTCGTCGCGGTCGCGGGCGCCGGGACGATGACGGGCAATATCAGCGGCGTGGGCTGCGATCTTGTAGGCAATGAGGCCCTCGCGCACGTCTTCGGCATTGGGCAAGCCGAGGTGCTCCTTCGGGGTGACGTAGCACAGCATCGCGGTGCCATGCCAACCGGCCATCGCCGCACCGATGGCAGAGGTGATGTGGTCGTAGCCAGGGGCGATGTCGGTCACGAGGGGGCCGAGCACATAGAAGGGAGCCTCGTTGCACTCCTCCATCTGCTTCTTCACGTTGAACTCGATCTGGTCCAACGGCACATGTCCAGGGCCTTCCACCATCACCTGCACGTCGTGCTTCCAGGCACGGCGAGTGAGTTCACCCAGGGTCTTGAGCTCGGCCAACTGCGCCGCATCAGAGGCGTCGTGCTGGCAACCAGGCCGCAGCGAGTCACCCAGGGAGAAGGTGCAGTCGTAGCGCTTGAAGATCTCGCAGATGTCGTCGAAGCGCGTGAACAGAGGGTTCTGCTTGTGGTGGTACAGCATCCACTGCGCCAGGATGCCGCCGCCACGGCTCACGATGCCGGTGAGGCGGCCCTTCACCTTGGGCAGGTGCTCAATCAGCAAGCCAGCGTGGATGGTTTGGTAATCAACCCCCTGCTGGCAATGCTTTTCGATGATGTGCAGGAAGTCGTCTTCTGAGAGGCGCTCGATTGAGCCGTGCACGCTCTCGAGGGCCTGATAGACAGGCACCGTGCCGATGGGCACTGGCGACGCATTGATGATCGCCGTGCGCACCTCATCGAGGTTCACACCACCGGTGGAGAGATCCATCACGGTGTCGGCGCCGTACTTCACCGCCAACTGCAGCTTCTTCACCTCCTCGGAGGCATCAGAGGCGTTGGGAGATGCGCCGATGTTGGCGTTCACCTTGCACTTGGAGGCGATACCGATCGCCATCGGCTCCAGGTTGGGGTGGTTGATATTGGCCGGGATGATCATGCGACCCCGCGCCACCTCCTCCATCACCAGTGATTCAGGCAGGTTCTCCCGCTTGGCCACAAAGGCCATCTCCTCAGTGACCACGCCTTGGCGGGCGTAGTGCATCTGAGACACATTGGCTTGGCCTTTGCGCTTCTCGATCCAGGCGCTACGCATAACGGGCTACGGCGAAAGTGAAGAAGCCGGCAAAACCGGCAACAACGGGGCGCAGCCTGAGGTTCTCTTCTCACTTCCCTGCGCCGGCATGACCCGGATCAGGTTCGGAGGGTGTGATCTCAGCCCCAAGCAGGGGCACCCCTAGTGACACTCGAAACCTAGCAAGGCCGTCATCCAGCCGGCCGCAGCGCCTAGGCCTGCAGACCATTCAGGGCGGCACCCACCACCCGGTGATCGCTGTCGTGTTGGAGCTGAGCCAGCAAGGCCCGCGCCTCCGCCACCTCAGACGCCTCGGGCGCACCCTCCCGAGCGAGGCGGCCCAGGACCTCCGTACCGCCCACCCGCACCGTGCCATCGGCATCGGCCACCGCCAGCCGGCCAATCTCCAGCAACTGATCGGCCGCCATCTCAGGGTGCTCCGCCACGGCGGAGAGCACGCTGCAGCGCAGCAACCATTCGTGTTCCCGCTGAAAAGCCTCCAGCAACAGGGGCCAGGCGCGCTGCAGGCCGTGGCTCACCAGGGCGTTGGCGGCTTCCGCCCGCACAGCCACCTCAGGGTCGTGGCGAAGGGTGTGAACCAAGGGCTCCCAGCCGGCGGGGGTGGGCTTATGGCCGAGGCCAGAGCAGCTGAGCTGGCGCAGCAGCATGTCGCTCTGCTGCAGCCCAAGCAGCAGCAGCGGTTCCGCCTGCTCTGGAGTGGCCTCCACCAGGCTGGCCAGGGCGGGACGAGCGCGGCCTGGGTTGTCGGAGGCAATGGCCTCCCGCAGTGCATCGAAGTTCATGCCGTCTCGCTGTGGGGCTCAGTCTGGGTCAGCACTCACCGCGGTTGTCTCGAAGGGCTTCGAGCAGCGCCCGCCGCCGCCGCCGCCAACTCCAGGCGCTCTGCAGCAGCAAGGCCACGCCAATCACCAAAGCAGGCACCGCCTGCAGCCGATCCGACCCCTGCCGTAGCGCCACCCCCGCCAGGCCAAGCAGGATCAAGAGCGGCGTGGCTAGCGCCAGCAAGTCACGGCTGAAGCGCGAACGGTTCGCCATCAGGCCTGGGTTTCGATCCAGCGCAACAGGCTGGCGCTGAGCACTTCCACGCCCACGGCCAGACAGGCTTCATCCGGGCGGAAACTGCTGCTGTGGAGCGGCGTGCAGCCCTCAGGGCCCGCCACCCCCAGGCGAAACATGGTGCCCCGGGTGCCCTGCTGCAGCTCGGCGAAATCTTCTGCACCGAGGGAGGGCTGCTCCAGCCACTGCACCTGGTTGCGCCCCAGCAGATCGCTGGCAGCGTCGGCCACCAGCTGGGTGAGCTCGGGATCGTTGTGAACCGGTGGGGAGATACAGCGGTAGCGCACCCGGGCCTCGCCGCCGTAACCGGTGCAGATCGCCTGCACGGTTTCCTCGATCCAACCGGGCAGCTGGGCATGCAGCTCCAGATCCAGGCAGCGCACCGTGCCCAGCAGGCGCACGTGGTCGGCGATCACATTGAACGCTTTGCCCCCCTCGATCCGCCCAAAGCTCACCACCACCGGATGCAGGGCATCGAGGCGGCGGCTGATCGCCTCCTGCAGGCCGCTCACCACCCGGGCCGCGATCCAGATCGCATCGGTGCTTTGGTGGGGCCGGGCGCCGTGCCCGCCCTCGCCGAGCACCTCCACCTCGAGCTCCCCGGCCGCCGCCGTGAGGCTGCCGCTGCGCACGCCAATGCTGCCCGCCGCCAGGCTCGGGAACACGTGCACACCGAAGAGGGCGTCGACGCCCTCCATGGCCCCATCGGCCAGCATCCAGGCCGCCCCCTGGGCGGTTTCCTCTGCCGGCTGGAACAACAGCCGCACCTGGGCGCTCAGCTGCTCGGCCAGCGGTGCCAGCATCCGCGCCACACCAAGCCCCACCGTGGTGTGGATGTCGTGGCCGCAGGCATGCATCAGACCCTGATGCACCGAAGCGAAGGGCACACCGCTGCGCTCCTCCACGGGAAGGGCGTCCATATCCACCCGCAACGCAACCCGTGGCGTGGGTTGGCCCGCGGGGGTATGGGACGGGCCCAGCTCGGCCACAACGCCGGTGCGACCCACCCCTTCCTGCACCCGCCAACCGAGGCTGCGCAGTTCACCCGCCACCAGAGCGGCGGTTTGATGTTCGTTGCCACTCAGTTCGGGATGGGCATGCAGATGGCGGCGAATCGCCACCAACTCCGGCAGCTGCTCCGCCACAGCGGCCTTGAGCTGCGCTGCCTTCATCCGTTATCCAGAGCCAAGAAATCGCTGAGAGCCTGCACTGGCTCCGGAGGCCAGCGTCGTATCTCCAGCAACCATTCTGGCTGGCGGTAGCGCGGATCGAGCCCCGAAGCCGAAGCCCAGTGGCTTTCCGCTTCACCCCGAGCCCCTTGCCGCCAAAGCAGTGCTGTAAGGCCAGCACGCGCATCGGCAAACAACGGGTAGCGGCGGATCACGCGGCGCAGCTCTGTTTCGGCCTGGTCCAGCTCCCCGAGCTGAAACGCCGCAAGAGCTGCACTGGAGCGGGCCATGGCAAACCCCGGGCGGGCATCGGCGGCCTCCACGAAGCTGAGCCGGGCCGCGGGCCAGTCGCCCCGGGAGCCCTGCACATTGCCCAGGTTGTAAAGAGCGGAGGCATCGGGAGGATCACCGGCGGCCGCATCGGCCTCCAGGATCCAGCGGTAATCGGCTTCAGCCGCATCCCAGCGCTTGAGGGCCTCTTCGGCGGTGCCGCGATTGAGATGGGGATCGGGGCTGACGGGATCCAGCTCCATGGCCTGGGTTTGATCGGCGATCGCCGCTTCGGCATCACCCAGGGCCAGCCGCACGTTGCCGCGATTGCTCCACGCCGCCGCATCAGCTGGTGCCAGCTCGATCACCTGATCCCACAGGGGCAGGGCCCGGGCGAAATCACCCGCACGGCTGGCGCTGAGCGCCTGATCAAACAGTTGCGGCAACGCGGCCGAGACAGCCAGCTGCAGGCTGAGGATCAAGCCAAGGAGAGTGCTCATGCAGCCGCTGGTTCGGGATGGGCCTGCAGGTGGGCCAGGCCGGCTTCGGTGATCACGCGACCGCGGGGGGTGCGCTGCAGCAGGCCCTGCTGCAACAGAAAGGGCTCCACCACGGCCTCGAGGGTGGCGGGATCTTCGCCAAGGCCTGCGGCAAGGGTGTCGAGCCCCACCGGACCGCCGCCATAGCCGTGCTGGAGCAGATGCAACAGGCGGCGATCACTGGCATCCAGGCCACGGCCATCCACCCGGTGCAGGCTCAGCGCTTCCTCCACCAGGTCAGCCCCCACGCTGCCGTGGCCGCCGACGGCCGCCACATCCCGCACCCGCCGCAGCAAGCGATTGGCGATGCGGGGGGTGCCGCGGCAGCGGCGCGCCACTTCCAAAGCTGCAGCGCTGTCGAGATCGATCTGGAGCAAACCGGCGGCCCGCGACACGATCGCCTGCAGGTCGTCGATCCCGTAGAACTCCAGCCGCTGGATCAAGCCGAAGCGATCCCGCAAGGGCGAGCTGAGCGAGCCGGCGCGGGTGGTGGCACCCACCAAGGTGAACGGCGCAACCGGCAGGCTGCGGGTGCGGGCCGTGGTGCCTTTGCCCACGGTGAGATCGAGCCGGAAATCTTCCATCGCTGGATAGAGGATTTCCTCGGCCACGCGGTTGAGCCGGTGGATCTCATCGATGAACAGCAGCTCGCGCGGCTCCAAATTCACCAGCAGGCCCACGATGTCGCGCGGACGCTCCAGGGCGGGTGCGCTGGTGATGCGACAGCGCACACCCAGCTCTTCGGCCAACACCAGAGCCATGGTGGTTTTGCCCAGGCCTGGCGGGCCATAAAGCAGCACGTGATCGAGCGCTTCCTCGCGTGCGCGGGTGGCTTCCACCGCAATGCCCAACACTTGCTTGAGCTCCCGCTGGCCGATGTAATCGGCCAGCCGCCGCGGCCGCAGTGAGTCTTCCCGCTGGATCGGAGCCTCTGGTGCGTGGGCCGGAGCCACGGCTGCCCGCTCCTCGCCAGCCGCGGCCGCGGGATCCACCAGGCGCCGGGGCTGCCGCGGCCCGCGAGCGGCGGCGGAGCCTGATCCGGAAGACACGATCGCCATCGCTCGAGGGTACCGGCGCTGGCGACGGCGCGGGAGATCCCTAGGGTCGGGGCAGTGATGGATCCGTTATGGCCAAGGGCGGGGGCAAAAAGAATGCCAAGGCCCTGCGGGATGCCGCCAACAAGCTGCTGGCCGACAACCGCTTCGCGCGCCATCAATACGAGATTCTCGAAACCTTGGAGTGCGGCATCGAGCTTGTGGGCACGGAGGTGAAATCGATCCGATCGGGCCAGGTGAATCTGCGCGATGGCTTCTGCCTGATCCGCAACGGCCAGATGCAGCTGCACAACGTGCACATCTCACCCCACAGCCACGCCGGCGCCTACTTCAACCACGAGCCGCTGCGGGTGCGTCAGCTGCTGGCCCACCGCCGCGAGATCGACAAGCTGCGCGTGGCCCTCGATCAGAAAGGCCTCACCTTGATTCCGCTCAACCTGCACCTCAAGGGTTCCTGGATCAAGGCCACCATCGGCCTGGGCAAAGGCCGCAAGCTGCACGACAAACGCCAGGAAGAGCGCCGTAAGCAAGACATCAAAGACGCCAAAGCCGCCATCGCCCGCTACTGAGGGGCAGCAGGAGCGGAACTCTCACCCGCTGACGGCAGCGCTGGCAGAGGTGCCAGCTGCGGTGGGTCCGCGCGCAGCGACAGGGTGATCAAGGCCGACGCCAAACCCTCGTTGGTGACCAGGAGCTGCACCGGGGAACGCTTGACCGCGCCGATGGTTGCCACCCGCAGGGGCCCGCGGGGTTCCAGCACTGCGCCATCAGCGCTGAACAGGCTCATCTGCATCAGGGGCGAACCATTCACCCCCAGCACCAGGCGGCTCTCCGCCGGCAAGCGAATCGGAAACAGGCGCGCGCCACCCGCCGGCACCGCGGCCGACACCACGCGGGTTTCACCCAGCTGGGCCTGGATCGCCTCGATGCGCACGTTGGCCAGGCCCTGCTCTGCGGCGGCATACCAGAGCTGACGGAAGGGTTCGGGTGGGATTTCACCGCTGGAGCGGCCTGGCAGCAGGTTTTGAGCACTGCCCGACACCAGCTGCTCCACCACCGAGCCACTCAGGCCCTGGGCCACCAGATCTCCCTGGCGGCGGCGCCAATCGCCAGCGGTGAAGCGGCCCAGGCGGGTGCGCAGCTCCAGCGGCAGCTGCTCCACCCGGCTCAGCCAATCCTGCGCCAGCTCATTCCACACCTTGCGCAGGGGAGCGTCATCAAGGCTGTCGCTGG
Coding sequences:
- a CDS encoding amidohydrolase → MKAAQLKAAVAEQLPELVAIRRHLHAHPELSGNEHQTAALVAGELRSLGWRVQEGVGRTGVVAELGPSHTPAGQPTPRVALRVDMDALPVEERSGVPFASVHQGLMHACGHDIHTTVGLGVARMLAPLAEQLSAQVRLLFQPAEETAQGAAWMLADGAMEGVDALFGVHVFPSLAAGSIGVRSGSLTAAAGELEVEVLGEGGHGARPHQSTDAIWIAARVVSGLQEAISRRLDALHPVVVSFGRIEGGKAFNVIADHVRLLGTVRCLDLELHAQLPGWIEETVQAICTGYGGEARVRYRCISPPVHNDPELTQLVADAASDLLGRNQVQWLEQPSLGAEDFAELQQGTRGTMFRLGVAGPEGCTPLHSSSFRPDEACLAVGVEVLSASLLRWIETQA
- the ruvB gene encoding Holliday junction branch migration DNA helicase RuvB, encoding MAIVSSGSGSAAARGPRQPRRLVDPAAAAGEERAAVAPAHAPEAPIQREDSLRPRRLADYIGQRELKQVLGIAVEATRAREEALDHVLLYGPPGLGKTTMALVLAEELGVRCRITSAPALERPRDIVGLLVNLEPRELLFIDEIHRLNRVAEEILYPAMEDFRLDLTVGKGTTARTRSLPVAPFTLVGATTRAGSLSSPLRDRFGLIQRLEFYGIDDLQAIVSRAAGLLQIDLDSAAALEVARRCRGTPRIANRLLRRVRDVAAVGGHGSVGADLVEEALSLHRVDGRGLDASDRRLLHLLQHGYGGGPVGLDTLAAGLGEDPATLEAVVEPFLLQQGLLQRTPRGRVITEAGLAHLQAHPEPAAA
- a CDS encoding DUF3188 domain-containing protein; translation: MANRSRFSRDLLALATPLLILLGLAGVALRQGSDRLQAVPALVIGVALLLQSAWSWRRRRRALLEALRDNRGEC
- the smpB gene encoding SsrA-binding protein SmpB, which gives rise to MAKGGGKKNAKALRDAANKLLADNRFARHQYEILETLECGIELVGTEVKSIRSGQVNLRDGFCLIRNGQMQLHNVHISPHSHAGAYFNHEPLRVRQLLAHRREIDKLRVALDQKGLTLIPLNLHLKGSWIKATIGLGKGRKLHDKRQEERRKQDIKDAKAAIARY
- the thiC gene encoding phosphomethylpyrimidine synthase ThiC; the protein is MRSAWIEKRKGQANVSQMHYARQGVVTEEMAFVAKRENLPESLVMEEVARGRMIIPANINHPNLEPMAIGIASKCKVNANIGASPNASDASEEVKKLQLAVKYGADTVMDLSTGGVNLDEVRTAIINASPVPIGTVPVYQALESVHGSIERLSEDDFLHIIEKHCQQGVDYQTIHAGLLIEHLPKVKGRLTGIVSRGGGILAQWMLYHHKQNPLFTRFDDICEIFKRYDCTFSLGDSLRPGCQHDASDAAQLAELKTLGELTRRAWKHDVQVMVEGPGHVPLDQIEFNVKKQMEECNEAPFYVLGPLVTDIAPGYDHITSAIGAAMAGWHGTAMLCYVTPKEHLGLPNAEDVREGLIAYKIAAHAADIARHRPGARDRDDELSRARYAFDWNKQFELSLDPERAREYHDETLPADIYKQAEFCSMCGPKHCPMQTKITDKDLEGLEQVLAEQQKAAVVTG
- a CDS encoding ureidoglycolate lyase; this translates as MESRAVIQLAATPLSSEAFAPFGQVIWPEPDALDWQLGDAELDLNQGLPRLYLMRLAAKPLRVQELAAHRQVTQCLGVMEPYPWQIAVAPASHSAEQPIDATTEVRAFTVPPRCILKLHRGTWHAGPLFESPAELVFCNLELRNTNSTDRFTLPLLPGQEAEISP
- a CDS encoding HEAT repeat domain-containing protein, which encodes MNFDALREAIASDNPGRARPALASLVEATPEQAEPLLLLGLQQSDMLLRQLSCSGLGHKPTPAGWEPLVHTLRHDPEVAVRAEAANALVSHGLQRAWPLLLEAFQREHEWLLRCSVLSAVAEHPEMAADQLLEIGRLAVADADGTVRVGGTEVLGRLAREGAPEASEVAEARALLAQLQHDSDHRVVGAALNGLQA
- a CDS encoding tetratricopeptide repeat protein, which encodes MSTLLGLILSLQLAVSAALPQLFDQALSASRAGDFARALPLWDQVIELAPADAAAWSNRGNVRLALGDAEAAIADQTQAMELDPVSPDPHLNRGTAEEALKRWDAAEADYRWILEADAAAGDPPDASALYNLGNVQGSRGDWPAARLSFVEAADARPGFAMARSSAALAAFQLGELDQAETELRRVIRRYPLFADARAGLTALLWRQGARGEAESHWASASGLDPRYRQPEWLLEIRRWPPEPVQALSDFLALDNG